A genome region from Prochlorococcus marinus CUG1417 includes the following:
- a CDS encoding MFS transporter, giving the protein MKESLLKPNKKFTLLSAFITLLNDRLSESILLPILPSFVLLFDSKASTYGLLSCTYQLAQFTASPFIGLMSDRYGRRPVTLFCITGSVIGISILSFTVLFNWSNSIATIPLFLLFLARLIDGLSGGTAATATTILADISSPEKRAKTFGLIGVAFGLSFFLGNIFVVIFARNTNNNFIIPVLIASIIPIINFILVFFFLPETKPNSKKNKSKTVLKNPLKSLFTVFKEEKIKKLSLAFFIYFIAFTGLTNILIFFLQESLNWTTKASSGTLVVVGIIAIIVQGGLIGPLVKQFGEMRLTLIGSGFILVACALLITAPKENATINIYSAVSFLAIGAGLITPTLRALISKKLDVDKQGSILSNLQGLQSLGGVLGIAMAGRVYDSFGPRSPFIAGSVILLFMIYLIAEGKNNNSFSNQNSKVS; this is encoded by the coding sequence GTGAAAGAAAGTTTATTAAAACCAAATAAAAAATTTACTCTCCTCAGTGCATTTATCACTCTTCTAAATGATCGTTTAAGTGAAAGTATACTTTTACCCATATTACCCTCTTTTGTTTTACTTTTTGACTCTAAAGCAAGTACATATGGTTTATTATCATGCACTTACCAATTAGCTCAGTTTACAGCTTCTCCTTTTATAGGACTTATGAGTGATAGATATGGAAGAAGACCTGTCACTCTTTTTTGTATTACTGGTTCAGTAATAGGAATATCAATATTATCTTTTACAGTTCTTTTTAATTGGTCAAATTCAATAGCCACTATCCCGTTATTTTTATTATTTTTAGCGCGACTTATTGACGGTTTAAGTGGGGGGACTGCAGCTACTGCTACAACAATTCTTGCGGATATTTCAAGCCCTGAAAAAAGAGCAAAAACATTTGGTCTTATTGGTGTAGCTTTTGGTTTAAGTTTTTTCTTAGGTAATATTTTTGTTGTAATTTTTGCAAGAAATACAAATAATAATTTTATTATTCCAGTTTTGATAGCTTCAATCATTCCAATAATAAATTTTATCCTTGTATTTTTTTTCTTACCAGAAACCAAGCCTAATAGTAAAAAAAATAAATCAAAAACTGTTTTAAAAAACCCGTTAAAATCTTTATTTACAGTTTTCAAAGAAGAAAAAATTAAAAAATTATCATTAGCTTTTTTCATTTACTTTATTGCTTTTACTGGATTGACTAACATCCTTATATTTTTCCTCCAAGAATCTTTAAACTGGACGACGAAAGCATCAAGCGGAACTCTTGTTGTCGTAGGAATCATTGCGATTATCGTTCAGGGTGGGTTAATTGGCCCTCTGGTAAAGCAATTTGGCGAAATGCGATTAACACTTATCGGATCAGGCTTTATTCTTGTAGCGTGTGCTCTTTTAATAACTGCTCCAAAAGAAAATGCGACAATTAATATTTATTCAGCTGTTTCATTTTTAGCCATTGGGGCAGGATTAATTACGCCCACGTTAAGAGCACTAATATCAAAGAAATTAGACGTTGATAAACAAGGCTCAATTCTAAGTAACCTTCAGGGCCTGCAGAGTCTTGGAGGGGTTTTAGGAATTGCAATGGCCGGAAGGGTTTATGATAGTTTTGGGCCTAGATCACCTTTTATAGCTGGTTCCGTTATCTTACTTTTCATGATATACCTTATTGCAGAGGGTAAAAATAATAATTCTTTTAGCAATCAAAATTCAAAAGTATCTTAA
- a CDS encoding RpoD/SigA family RNA polymerase sigma factor, producing the protein MGIPLESAKSSSDNNFDEPRLPNTAGKSRKSKSSLTAKQSQKKSGRLASDSIGYYLSSIGRVPLLTPAEEIELAHHVQNMKKLLQIPETERTQRNLYQIKIGKRARDRMMAANLRLVVSVAKKYQNQGLELLDLVQEGAIGLERAVDKFDPAMGYKFSTYAYWWIRQGMTRAIDNSARTIRLPIHISEKLSKMRRVSRELSHKFGRQPTRLEMATEMGIDQKDLEDLISQSAPCASLDAHARGEEDRSTLGELIPDPNCEEPMEGMDRTIQKEHLGTWLSQLNEREQKIMKLRFGLDGEEPLTLAEIGRQINVSRERVRQLEAKAILKLRVMTTHQKAA; encoded by the coding sequence ATGGGGATCCCTCTGGAATCTGCGAAAAGCTCATCAGATAATAATTTTGATGAGCCAAGATTACCAAACACTGCGGGCAAGTCTCGCAAATCGAAATCCAGTCTTACGGCAAAACAAAGCCAAAAAAAATCTGGCAGACTCGCTTCGGATTCTATTGGCTATTACTTAAGTAGCATTGGCAGAGTACCTCTTTTGACTCCAGCAGAGGAAATTGAGTTAGCTCATCATGTTCAGAACATGAAAAAGTTGCTGCAAATTCCTGAAACTGAAAGAACGCAACGAAATCTTTATCAAATTAAAATTGGTAAAAGAGCCAGAGATAGAATGATGGCAGCTAATCTTAGGCTTGTTGTCTCTGTTGCAAAAAAATACCAAAACCAAGGGCTTGAATTATTAGATCTTGTCCAAGAAGGTGCTATTGGCCTTGAAAGAGCTGTAGATAAATTTGATCCTGCTATGGGATATAAATTCTCAACTTATGCCTACTGGTGGATTAGGCAAGGAATGACAAGAGCTATTGATAACAGTGCAAGAACAATCCGTTTGCCTATTCACATAAGTGAAAAACTATCCAAAATGAGAAGAGTCTCGAGAGAATTATCACATAAATTTGGCAGACAACCTACTAGATTGGAAATGGCAACTGAAATGGGCATAGATCAAAAGGATTTAGAAGATTTAATTTCGCAAAGTGCTCCTTGCGCCTCCCTAGATGCTCACGCAAGAGGCGAAGAAGATAGAAGTACTCTTGGAGAACTCATACCTGATCCAAACTGTGAAGAGCCTATGGAAGGTATGGATAGAACTATTCAAAAAGAGCATTTAGGAACTTGGCTTTCTCAATTAAATGAAAGAGAACAAAAAATAATGAAACTCAGATTTGGTCTAGATGGTGAAGAACCATTAACACTCGCAGAAATAGGAAGACAAATTAATGTTTCACGAGAAAGAGTAAGGCAACTAGAAGCTAAAGCAATATTAAAACTTAGAGTAATGACAACTCATCAAAAAGCAGCTTAA
- a CDS encoding diacylglycerol/polyprenol kinase family protein has protein sequence MIKFTVILLYLFSIFLISIVFKKYNANSREIVRKIIHIGIGPLIPIAQLLKINQNSALVFTGIVSLMVFINYNYKLFPTIEDVERKSYGTLFYCLSLFILIYLFWDKNPYALITGFFIMTFGDGLAGLIGKSFNSKSWVLFKQKKSLYGTITMFLTSLIVVCSIGYTQYNSLNLNYFTIAFFATLLEQFSILGIDNFVVPISSALFFNFFITS, from the coding sequence TTGATAAAATTTACTGTAATTTTATTATATTTATTTTCAATTTTTCTAATATCAATAGTTTTTAAAAAATATAATGCAAATAGCAGAGAAATCGTCAGAAAAATAATACATATTGGAATAGGACCTTTAATACCAATTGCTCAACTTTTAAAAATTAATCAAAACTCTGCTCTGGTTTTTACAGGAATTGTTTCATTAATGGTTTTCATCAATTACAACTATAAATTATTTCCAACAATTGAGGATGTTGAGAGAAAGAGTTATGGAACATTATTTTATTGTCTAAGTTTATTTATTTTGATTTATCTTTTCTGGGACAAAAATCCATATGCATTAATTACTGGATTTTTCATAATGACTTTTGGTGATGGATTGGCTGGATTGATAGGAAAAAGCTTTAACTCCAAGAGTTGGGTTCTTTTTAAACAAAAAAAATCTTTATATGGCACTATCACAATGTTTTTAACAAGTTTGATAGTAGTTTGCTCAATAGGATACACCCAATATAATAGTTTAAATTTAAATTATTTTACAATAGCTTTTTTTGCGACTTTGCTCGAACAATTTAGTATTTTAGGGATAGATAATTTCGTTGTTCCAATTTCTTCAGCATTATTTTTTAATTTTTTTATAACTAGCTAA
- the cobA gene encoding uroporphyrinogen-III C-methyltransferase: MPGIVYLVGAGPGDPELLTLKALRLIKNCDALVHDALIPDEITKQAGKNTEIFHVGKRAGKCSVPQAETNDLILKLAKEGKNVVRLKGGDPFVFSRGGEEVSILEKNGIPVEIVPGITSGIAAPTYFGIPLTHRDAASSVTFVTGHERVDKEKKTVNWRDLAKSSDSLVIFMGIKNIEFIVEELILGGLDKSTKCAVIQEATLKNQKCLIEKLDNLPDKIKDKEFLAPSIIIIGKIVEFKVNNNITKVSDVYLPDINKVQLYNKSQK, translated from the coding sequence GTGCCCGGAATTGTTTATTTAGTTGGAGCAGGTCCTGGTGATCCTGAGCTTTTGACTCTTAAAGCTTTACGCCTAATAAAAAATTGTGATGCATTAGTCCATGATGCTTTAATCCCGGATGAAATAACAAAACAGGCAGGAAAAAATACAGAAATTTTCCATGTAGGCAAAAGAGCTGGGAAGTGTTCTGTACCTCAGGCTGAAACTAATGATCTTATTTTGAAATTAGCAAAAGAAGGCAAAAATGTTGTAAGGCTAAAAGGGGGAGATCCATTCGTTTTTTCTAGAGGTGGTGAAGAGGTATCGATTTTAGAAAAAAATGGAATTCCAGTTGAAATCGTTCCTGGTATTACCTCTGGAATAGCTGCTCCTACATATTTTGGTATTCCACTAACTCATAGAGATGCTGCGAGTTCCGTAACTTTTGTCACTGGACATGAGCGTGTAGATAAGGAAAAAAAGACAGTGAATTGGAGAGATTTAGCTAAATCATCAGATAGCTTAGTAATTTTTATGGGTATAAAAAATATTGAATTTATTGTGGAAGAATTAATTCTAGGTGGTTTAGATAAGAGTACTAAATGCGCTGTTATTCAAGAAGCTACTTTAAAAAATCAAAAATGTTTGATAGAGAAATTAGATAATCTTCCAGATAAAATCAAAGATAAAGAATTTTTAGCTCCATCAATTATCATTATTGGAAAAATTGTTGAATTTAAGGTTAATAACAATATAACTAAAGTATCTGATGTTTATTTACCAGATATTAATAAAGTTCAACTATATAATAAATCCCAAAAGTAA
- the ppk1 gene encoding polyphosphate kinase 1, with amino-acid sequence MKSQADVFINRELSWIEFNKRVLLTGMEKEYKILDKVKFCSIFSNNLDEFFMVRVASLKAQVEAGITKKSIDGLTPKEQLTKINKEVKKLTSLQENYVNNELNNELQEKGVILKKYKDLSENQRNWCDNFFTTSIFPLLTPLVVDPAHPFPFISNLSLNLAALIRDGENSKNQFVRVKIPTKNINRFIQIPNEIIQCDDESTYFFISVEDLIGNNINNLFNGMECINYSFFRVTRDADLELKELEADDLLLAVEQSLQKRRLGGDVVRLEVESDMPENILKLLIESISIQKEYIYFSKSFLGLDDLNQLTKINRNDLKENLLIGKTHPKLKNLDLPSNKNLNSIFNILRKKNILLHHPYDLFRTSVEEFINKAADDPLVMAIKITLYRVSNDSPIIAALMRAAENGKEVMTLVELKARFDEDNNIQWAKQLEQAGIHVVYGIIGFKTHTKIALIVRKEKGRLRNYFHIGTGNYNSNTSKFYTDLGLLSTDPDIASDLLELFNYLSGFSKQKSYQKLLVSPSSMREKFIFLIKREITNAEEGKKAEIIAKMNSLVDPEIIKLLYLASKSGVKISLIIRGICCLYPQRKNLSENIQVISIIGHFLEHSRIFWFCNKGDNEVFIGSADWMRRNLDRRIEAVTPIEDYELKSKIYSLLQTYIKDDYFSWIMKEDGSYSKYELDSSDNRSQIDLIEK; translated from the coding sequence ATGAAAAGCCAGGCTGATGTTTTTATTAATAGAGAATTAAGTTGGATTGAATTCAATAAAAGAGTGCTCCTAACTGGTATGGAAAAGGAGTACAAAATCCTAGATAAAGTAAAATTTTGTTCAATTTTTAGTAATAATCTAGATGAATTTTTTATGGTAAGGGTAGCTTCCTTAAAGGCTCAAGTTGAAGCAGGAATTACTAAAAAAAGTATTGATGGATTAACCCCTAAAGAGCAATTAACAAAAATCAACAAAGAAGTAAAAAAATTAACTAGTCTTCAAGAAAACTATGTAAATAATGAATTAAATAATGAATTACAAGAAAAAGGTGTAATTTTAAAAAAATATAAGGACCTAAGTGAAAATCAAAGAAATTGGTGTGATAACTTCTTTACTACCTCTATTTTCCCTTTATTAACTCCTTTAGTTGTTGATCCGGCACATCCATTTCCCTTTATAAGTAATTTGAGTCTAAATTTGGCAGCTCTAATAAGAGATGGGGAAAATTCTAAAAATCAATTTGTCAGAGTAAAAATACCAACAAAAAATATAAATAGATTTATACAAATTCCCAATGAAATTATTCAATGTGATGATGAAAGTACATATTTTTTCATAAGCGTTGAAGATTTAATTGGAAATAATATAAATAATTTATTTAACGGAATGGAATGTATAAATTACTCTTTTTTTAGAGTGACAAGGGATGCGGATTTAGAATTAAAAGAACTTGAAGCTGATGATCTTCTTTTGGCAGTTGAACAAAGTTTGCAAAAGAGAAGATTAGGTGGAGACGTAGTTAGATTAGAAGTTGAATCGGATATGCCAGAAAATATTCTGAAATTACTCATTGAAAGTATATCAATACAAAAAGAGTATATTTACTTTTCCAAAAGTTTTTTAGGCCTTGACGATTTAAATCAGCTTACAAAAATTAATAGAAATGATCTAAAAGAAAATCTACTAATTGGGAAAACTCACCCCAAATTAAAAAATTTAGATTTACCTTCAAACAAAAACCTCAATTCTATTTTTAACATCCTTAGAAAAAAAAATATTCTGCTTCATCATCCATACGACTTATTTAGAACTTCAGTTGAAGAATTTATAAACAAAGCAGCTGATGATCCACTTGTAATGGCTATAAAAATTACTTTATATCGAGTTTCCAATGATTCCCCTATCATTGCAGCTTTAATGAGAGCTGCAGAGAATGGGAAAGAAGTCATGACTCTTGTTGAACTAAAAGCAAGATTTGATGAAGACAATAATATTCAATGGGCAAAACAACTTGAACAAGCAGGAATTCATGTTGTATATGGAATCATAGGATTTAAAACACATACAAAAATAGCTTTGATAGTAAGGAAAGAAAAAGGAAGATTAAGGAATTATTTCCATATTGGAACTGGGAATTATAACTCTAATACTTCAAAGTTTTATACAGATTTAGGATTGCTTTCAACGGATCCTGATATTGCATCAGATTTACTTGAGTTATTTAACTATTTATCAGGTTTTTCTAAACAAAAAAGTTATCAAAAGTTATTAGTTTCTCCCTCATCGATGAGAGAGAAATTTATATTTCTAATAAAAAGAGAAATTACAAATGCAGAGGAAGGCAAAAAAGCCGAAATAATTGCAAAAATGAATTCTTTAGTAGATCCAGAAATAATTAAACTTCTTTATTTAGCTTCAAAATCAGGAGTAAAAATTAGTCTTATCATAAGAGGTATTTGTTGCTTATATCCCCAAAGAAAAAATTTAAGTGAAAATATTCAAGTTATAAGCATTATTGGCCATTTTCTTGAACACTCAAGAATTTTTTGGTTTTGTAATAAAGGTGATAATGAGGTTTTTATTGGGAGTGCAGATTGGATGAGAAGAAATCTTGATAGAAGAATAGAAGCTGTTACTCCGATAGAGGATTATGAATTGAAATCTAAAATATACTCGCTTTTGCAAACTTACATTAAAGATGATTACTTTTCTTGGATAATGAAAGAAGATGGTTCTTATTCGAAATATGAATTAGATTCATCAGACAATCGTTCGCAAATTGACCTCATAGAAAAATAA